The nucleotide sequence CTGACTTCGCTCTCGCCGCCTGAGGCGAGTAGCAAGTCTGTCGGCCTGGGAGCGCCTTCGACCCAGTTAGCCGGCATCAGCTAGAAGGCTGGCCAACCGGACCCGGTCGCGGGGTCCGTGCGGCGAGATCAATCAGCGACTGGGCCCGTCACACCGACTCGCTCGCGTGATCGGAGGGGCCGAGTAGAGGCACAGCGAGCTGCGCTCGGAGAAGCCCTGACAAGGCGGCGAAGGACCCGGGTTCGATTCCCGGCACCTCCACCACCTGACCTGTGCGCCCCGGTCCCACCCGGACCGGGGCGCACAGTCGTCTCCGGACCCGTTGCTGTCTCCGGACCCGTTGTGCCGGCGCTCTAGGCTCCGCCTGTGACCAACGATCGGATCCGGCTCTCCGTCGGCGCGGCGTCCGGCCAGCGCGCCGGGGCCGCCGTGGTGGGTGTCCTGTTCACCGCCTTCGGGGCGGCCTTCGTGCTGCTGCCGCTCGTCGCCGAGGGGCTGCTGCGCCGGGTCACCGGCTTCGGCGACCCGGTTCCCTCGTACGACGACGTGCGGGACCTGCCGCCCGACCTGCTCCCGCCCGACCTGAACGACGCTCCCGCCGCGCCCACGCCGCTGCGCTTCGCCGGACTCTGCGGGCTCCCGTTCGTGCTGCTCGGGCTCTACCTGGTGCTGCGGGTGCTGCGCACGGCCACCTGGCTGGACGGCACCCGGGCCTCGGTCCGCGGTGCGCTCGGCACCCGCACCGTCGACCTGGCCACCGCCGACGTGCGGGGCGGCGCGGTCGCCCACCGGGTCGGCGACGACGGCGTGGTGCGGGTGCCCACCCTCATCGCCCGGGACCGGGAGACCGGCCGGCGGGTCAGCATTCCGTTGCAGGGCCCGGGGCTGGGCACCCTGCCTCCGTACGAGCTGCGGGCGCTCGCCGAGGCGATCACCGCGGGCCGGCCGGACCAGGGCCGCGACGCCGACGCGCACGTCCTCGCCGGCCGGCTGCGCACCATGGCGGAGGATCCGCTGGGGCGATAGGGGCCGCTGTGACCCGTGGGGTGGATGGGGCAGATGAGGCATCCGCTCCTGCTGGACAGGCCGGGGACCCGGGTTCACCATCGCTGTACGCGGTAGCACAGCAGCGCGGGAGGTGCCCATGGTCACCAATCCGATCCAGCAGCCGGCGACCGTCACCGCCGTGCCTCATCCCCGGCCCGCCCTCACCGGCGACCTGTGTGGTCTCGTCCGGGCGCTCGCCACGCCGCCGGCGGAACCGGGCTGGCGGGAGCACCTGGTCGGCCGGCTCGGCCCGGTCCGGCGGGGCTTCGCCGAGCACGTACGGCTCACCGAGGGCCCGGCCGGCCTCTACGCCGAACTGCTCCACCAGGCGCCCCGGCTGGACCGGGGCGTACGGCTCCTGGCCGACGAGCACGTCGCCATCGCGGGCGCGATCGCCGCGCTCCAGCACGCGGTGCGGCTGCCCGCGGTGCCCGCCGAGGAACTGCGGAAGCTGGTCCGGAGCCTGCTGCGGGCGCTGGACCGGCATCGGCAGCGCGGCGCGGACCTGCTCTGGGAGGCGTACCAGGCCGACCTGGGCGGGGAGGACTGACCGGCGGGAACCGGCCGGCGGAGGGCGGCGTCCAACCGGCATGCGTCGCTCTCTCGCCCTGCTCGGGCTGCCGCTCCTGGTCCTGGCCGGCTGCGCCGCGCCCGGCGCCGACCCGGCCGCCCCGCCGGCCGCCGGCCCGGGCGGCGCGTCCGTCTCCGGTCCGGACCACCGCTGGGAGGCGTTCGGCCAGCGGGCCACCGAGGTGGCCGACGCGTGGCGCCCGGGCCCCGTGTGGCGCAGCGGGTACGTCCCGCTCGACGAGGCCACCGTGCTGGTCGGTGACCCGGGCTTCACCGACGAGACGAAACAGGCCTTCCTCAACGGCTGGTACCGGGACCAGACCGCCCTGCCGACCGCCCGGCCCGCCGACGGGACGATCCGCTTCCCGGACGGCGTCCTGCGCGTCCCGCTGGTCAGCGCCGCGGACGCGTACGCCCAGCTGGACCAGGGCGACCCGCCGCCCTGCGAGGGCCGGCCCAGCACACTCGGGCCGGGGCGGCCCAAGGGCGGCCCGACCATCGAGCCCGGCCCGGACGGCTGGGTCGCCACCCAGGCGCCCAGCCCGTGCATCCCGCTCACGGTCACCGGAGTGACGCTGGGCGGCGCGCCGGTGCGGACCAGCCGGGGTGAGGCCACCGTGCCGGCCTGGCTGTTCACCGTGGAGGGTCTCCGGGCGCCGGTGGCCCGCCTCGCCGTCGCGCCGAGCGCGGTCGGCACGGCGCCGGAGGGGACCGCGCCGAGCCGCCCGGTCGACGACGGGATCGTGGGGGCCCTGGACCTGCGGGCGGTGACCGGCAACCGGGTCGACTACCGGGTCGGGACCGGGGCCTGCGACGGGGAGCCCACGCCGCTGGTGCTGGAGCGGGACGACGTGGTGGTGATCGGCGGCGGGGTGGTCCGCTCGACCGGACCCTGCACCATGCAGCTCGTCATGAAGCCGGTGAGCGTCACGCTCAAGGCGCCCCTCGGCGGCCGGGCGGTGCTCGACGCGGCCAGCGGCACGCCGCTCCTCGTGCGCCGCTGACCGCTAGAGGATCCGCGGCACGTCGGTGCTGATCGGCACCGGCAGCACGGTCGGCCGGTCGGCCGCCAGCGCGGCGGCCAGCGCCGGGCCGATCCCGTCCGGCGACTCCACCACCTCGGCCGCGCAGCCGTAGCCGCGCGCCACCGCGGTGACGTCCAGCCCCGGCAGGTCCAGCGCCGGCACCCCGGGCGTGTGCTTCAGCTCGGCGAACGCCTTGAGGATCGCGTACTGCCGGTTGACCGGGACCACGACGGGGAGCGGCAGGCCGAGCTGCGCGGCGGTCCACAACGCCTGCACCGAGTAGTGGAAGGAGCCGTCGCCGACCACCGCGACCACCGGCCGGCCGCGCCCGGTGTCCCGCTCGGCCAGCGCGATGCCCACCGCCGCCGGCAGGCCGAAACCCAGGCCGCCGCTGGCCATCGTGAAGTACGAGCGGGGCCGGCCGATCCGCAACCGGCGGCGCAGCGCGGCCAGGTTGGACGGGGACTCCTGCACGAGCACCCCGTCGGCCGGCCACTGCCCGGCCAGCGCGGCGAAGAGGGCGTCGGCGCTCGGGGGATCGGCCGCCTCGGGTGGCGCCGGGGTCTCCCGGGCCGGCGGCGGGGGACGATCCGTCGGGGGCAGCAGCTCCACGAGCCCGGCCATGGCCAGCCCGGCCTCGCCGAGCAGGCTCTCGCCGACCGGGGCCCGGGCCGCCTCGTCCGGGTCGTCGGTGACGTGCAGCAGCCGGGCGTCGCCGGGCAGGTAGTCACCCGGCACGTGCGGGTAGTAGCGGAACACCGGGGCGCCGACCACCAGCACCGTGTCGTGGCCGCGCAGCGCCTCGCTCAGCGGGCCGATCGCGTACGGCAGGACGCCCCGGAACTGCGGATGGTCCTCGGGGAAGACGGCCCGCTCCGGCGCCGGGGCGGCCCAGACCGGCGCGGCCAGCCGCTCGGCCAACGCCACGGCGGCCGGCCAGGCGTCGGACCGGTCCACCGCCGCGCCCAGCACCAGCACCGGAGCCCGTGAGGCGGCCAGCGTGGCGGCGAAACCGCGCAGCCGGTCCGGGTCCGGCGCGATCCGGGTGGCCACCGTCCGCACCTGCGGCGGCGGGTCGGCGGGCCGGTCCCAGTCGTCCATGGGCAGGGACAGGAAGACCGGCCCGGTCGGTGGCTGCACCGCCGCGGCGTACGCCCGCATGAAGGCCGCCGGGATGTCCTGGGCGCGTGCCGGCTCGTGGGCCCACTTCACGTACGGGTGGACCAGCTCGACCGCCCGGGGGCTGGCCAGGCGGGGCTCGATCAGCAGCATCTCCCGGGTCTGCTGGCCGGCGGTGACGATCAGCGGCGTCCGGTTGTGCCAGGCGGTGACCAGGTTGCCCATGCCGTTGCCGGTGCCCGGGGCGGTGTGCAGGTTGACGTGGGCGGGGCGGCCGGTGGCCTGCGCGTAGCCGTCGGCCATGGCCACGGCCGACGCCTCCTGGAGCGCGTGCACGTAGCGGAAGTCGGCCGGGAAGTCGGTGAGGAACGGTTCCTCGGTGGAGCCGGGATTGCCGAACACGGTGGTCAGGCCCAGCGCGCGGAGCAGGTCGTAGGTCGTCTCGCGGACCGTTGCCATCGCCGGCTGCCTCCCGTCCCCCGCGCGTGCCGGGGACGGCCCCGTGATCAGCTCCCCGACCAGCCGAATCTATCGGGCCGAGGGTGACTTTTCGGGCGCTTCCCAGCGCTCAGGGTAGCGGGAACGGAAGCTTGATCCCGTCCAGCGCCCGCCCGCAGGGGCAGTCCCGTTCGGTGGGCAGCGCGGCGACCGCGTCCAGCAGCACCCCGCGCAGCCGGTCCGTGTTCTCCGCGAAGACCCGGAAGACCTCCTCCTGGGTGACCGACTCGCCCGCCTCGACGCCCGCGTCCAGGTCGGTGACCAGGGCGATCGAGGTGTAGCAGAGGGCCAGCTCGCGGGCGAGCACCGCCTCCGGGTGCCCGGTCATGTTGACCACCGTGCCGCCCATCGAGGCGTACCAGCGCGACTCCGCCCGGGTGGAGAAGCGCGGCCCCTCGACCACCACCACGGTGCCGCCGTCCACCGCGGGCACGCCACGCCCGGCCGCCGCGTCGAGCAGCGTCCGCCGCCCGGCCGGGCAGTACGGGTCGGCGAAGGAGACGTGCACCGCACCCTGGTCGTAGTAGGTCTGGGTGCGCCCGCTGGTGCGGTCGACGAGCTGATCGGGCACCACGAACGTGCCCGGGCCCAGCTCCGGCCGCAGCCCGCCGACGGCGCAGGGCGCCAGCACCTGGCGTACGCCCAGGGACCGCAGCGCCCAGAGGTTGGCCCGGTAGGGGATCAGGTGCGGCGGGTAGCGGTGATCCCGCCCGTGGCGGGGCAGGAACGCCACCCGCCGGCCGGCCACCTCGGCGATCGTGACCGGGTCCGACGGCGCGCCGTACGGCGTCTCCAGCACGTGTTCGGTGGCGCCGTCGAGCAGGGCGTAGAGGCCCGACCCGCCGATCACCGCCAGTTCGGCCGTAGCCGCCATCCGGCCCTCCCTCGATCCGTGGCGATCACCCGCCGGTCAGACCTTAGCCACCGGGCGGGGCGCAGGCTATGGTGCCTTGCATGGCGTTGACAGCGCGGCTGGTCGCGGCGTACGGCTGACGGGTGTCGGACATGCAGGGTGAGGGACAGGCGATCGGTGGCCGAGCCATGGATTCCATGACCGGGCGGCTGCTGGTCGCGACGCCTGCGCTGAAGGACCCGAACTTCGACCGCACGGTCGTGCTGCTGGTGGCCCACGAGCCCGGTGGCGCCCTCGGCGTCGTGCTGAACCGGGCCACCGAGGTCCCGGTGGCCGACGTCCTGGGCGACTGGAGCGACCTGGCCCGCCACCCCGCGGTGCTCTTCGAGGGCGGCCCCGTGCAGCCCGACTCGGCCATCTGCCTGGCCCGGATGCGTCACCCGATCAAGCCGGTGAAGGGCTTCCACCGGGTCTCCGGCGCGGTGGGCACCATCGACCTCTCGGTCGACCCGGAGAAGCTGCGCGACGCCGTCGGGGGGATCCGGGTCTTCGCCGGCTATTCCGGCTGGGGCGCCGGGCAGCTGGAGCGGGAGATCGAGGACGGCTCCTGGTTCGTGCTCGACGCCCTCCCCGGCGACGCCTTCGTCGACCGCCCGGACGACCTCTGGCCCATGGTGCTGCGCCGACAGGGCGGCATGATGGCGGCGGTCGCCCACTTCCCCCCGGATGTGGCCCTGAACTGAGTGGCCGGCCGGGGTACCCCGCGAGATGACCATGCCGACCGGCGTGTGTATAGTTCTCTCCGTGCCCGGGCGACCGGGGACAACCGCAAGGGGCCGTGGCGCAGCTGGTAGCGCACCACACTGGCAGTGTGGGGGTCAGGGGTTCGAGTCCCCTCGGCTCCACCCTTCACGATCAGGGCGTTCGTCGGACACGACGGACGCCCTTTGTCGTATTCGGAGCCGGAAGTAAGCGAGGCTGGTTCCCCTCGCCCCACGGCGCGTCCTCCATCACTCCCGCTGCCGGTACGGGTCGCGTGGGCATGACGTGGCTGCAGCTGTTCATGTGACCTCCGATCCCGCAGTGACCGAGGAGTTCCCTGAGCACTCGGGGGTGAAGGCTTGAAGCGGGCTGCTGCGCCATCAAGGTCCGGCTTATGCTGGCCTGCCTCGTGCCACTGATCTCAGCGAAGGATGGACATGGAAAACCTGCTCGTGGTGGGAGTGGTCATCGCCGCTCTCCTAGCGGTGCTGCTGCTCATGGGGCTGCGGAAGGGTAGGCGGGTACGCGCGATGGTCAAGAACTCCCCTCAGCTTCCTCCTGACCAGCTACGCGCCATGGGCATGTCGGTATTGGCCAAGCTCGTCGAGCAAGGCGCCGGCAAGGATGGCTACGTGGCAGTGCTCCCCGCGCTCACGTCCCTGAAGATCCGCCCCATGTCCCGTGAACACGTCGACGTCACGACGTACCTGCTGGGCCACGGCTTCGTTGTGGAGAAGTCGGGTGAGCCGGTGCTGGTCAATGTGATGGTCACGGACGCCGGCCGTGCTGCACGTGACGCAGGACGTTCCCTTGCGACTGAGCCGTGATGACGACCAGCTGACCCCAGCTCGCGCGCCCTCCTGAGCCGCCTCGACCCGTGAACGACGACAGCCTGGTCAAGGTTGGGCGGGAGCCGTCGATGTCCGGAGCAGTCCGGTCGCGCCCGCGCCGGCCAGCAGGCCGAGTGCCAGCGCCCCGATCAACCGGGTCCCCGTGGTGTGCGGCAGGAACGCGCCCGGCAACCGCGCGGCGACGAGCGCCCCGGCGGCGGCCACCGCGCCGGCGACGGCCCAGAACAGCCGGGGCCGCGCCGGGACCCGCGGAGGCTCGCCGTGCCACGCCCGCAGCAGCCCGCGCCGACCGATGTGTGCCGCGAGGGCCAGCGCCGCCAGCGCGCCGAGCGCGGTCGAGGCCACGTCGAACACGGGTGCGTTCTCGGTCACGCGATCCCACGCCTGGTGGGTGCCGGCCGCGAGCACGGCCGAGAGCGCGGTGACCGCCAGGCGGGGCCGGGACAGCCCGAGCACGCCGTAGTCGCGGAGGGCCAGCGCCGCGGGCCGGGACGGCAGGTGGGCGGCGACGGCCGGCGCGGCCCGGCGTACGAGGGCCGCGCAGAGCAGCGTCACGGGCAGGCAGAACAGCACGAGCCCGGCCGGCTGGTGCGAGAGCGGGAACACGGGCAGCCCCGAGCCGTCGAGGGCGTACGCCAGGTCCGGTGCGGCCGAGCCGACGACGAGGGCAACGCCGTCGAACCAGCCGGGCCGCCAGAGCTTGAGCGGCAGCGGCGGCGCGGCGTGTGAGGGGAACGTCAGGGGCACGGGTTCTTTCTAGCCGAAGACTGGTGGACCCGCTCGCACGACGGAGAGCCGGAGGAGAAGCCCGGCTGATCCCTAACATGGGCTCGTGACCGTAGATCTGTTCGCGGGTCTGCCCGTCCGCGACTACCGTGCGGCGGCGGCCTGGTACGAGCGACTCCTCGGCGCCCCACCCTCGTTCCTGCCGAACGACACCGAGGCGGTGTGGGAGCTCGCCGAGCACCGGTACGTGTACATCGAGGTGCGGCCCGAGCACGCCGGGCACGCCATGCACACCGTCTTCGTCGACGACCTAGACGCCCGTCTCGCGCAGATCGCCGACCGGGGCCTGACGCCGGCCGAGCGCGAGACCTACGACAACGGGGTCCGCAAGGCCATCTTCCGCGACCCGGACGGCAACGAGATCGGCTTCGGCGGCGGCCCGGCCTGACCGGAGCCGGCCGGTGGCGGCGTCCGCCCTGCCGGACGGACGCCGCCGGTGGAGTCAACGCGGCTGGTACGCCTTCGGCAGGCGCATGCCCCGCTCGGCCATGAGCTGCCGCACGCGGTTCGGGTAGTTCGTGATGATCCCGTCGACGCCCAGGTCCATCAGCGCCGCCACGGTCGCCGGGTCGTCGCAGGTCCACGGCACGACCTTCAGGCCGCGGGCGTGCGCGTCGGCGATCATCTTCGCGTCCGGGTACAGCCGGAAGGCCGGATCGGCGATCGTGCCGTTCTGCGGGAAGCCGTAGTTGGGGGAGAGGGCGGTCACACCGGGGATGGCGGCCGCCGCGCGGACGAAGTCGCCGCCGAAGTCGTCCGCGTCCAGGCCGCCCAGCCAGGGCGAGGCGCCGGGCTTGCCGACCTGGAGGAAGTCGTAGTTGGTGAGCGCCACCAGCGGCCACCGCGGCGCGAGCCCGTGCATCACCCGCAGCGCACCCCAGTCGAACGACTGGATGGTGACCTGGTCCTCGATGCCCGAGGCGCGGATCTCCTCGAAGACCCGGCGGACGAACAGCTCGCGCGGTGCGGTCTGCTCGGGCGCGCCGGCCTCCACCTTCGTCTCGATGTTCAGCGTGAGCTGGTGGGCGCGCCAGCTCTTCACGAGGCCCAGCACGTCCCGCAGCTCGGCCATCCGGACACCGGCGATCTGCTCCTGCTCCGGGAAGCCGGGCAGCTGCTGGTAGCCGCAGTCCATGGTCTTGATCTGGGCCAGGGTCAGGTCCTTGATGTACTTCCCGACGTACGGGTACAGCGGGTCGCCCGGGGTCACCGGGCCGGTGTCGCGGCACTTCTGCGCACTGACCTGCCGGTCGTGCGTGACGACCACCTTCTCGTCCCGGGTGACCTGGGTGTCCAGCTCCAGCGTGGTGACGCCGAGGCGCATTGCCTTGGCGAAGCCGGCCAGGGTCTCCTCGGTGGTGAGCCCGATCCCGCCCCGGTGCGCCTGCAGGTCGAAGTGGGTCTTCTGCGGCAGCACGCCGGGGCCTCCGGCGGGAGCCGCGTGGGCGGCCGTGGGCACGGCCAGCACCGCCCCGGCGGCCAGCACCGTCATGAGCTGACGGACGGACATGGAAAAACCTCCGCTACTTCGGTTGAACGCGTGCGCAGCCGAAGCTAGGTGCGGGGGCGGTGTCCGCCGTGGCCCTGACGTGAGGAGACGGTGAACGTTCGCGGGCGCGCTGGGTGGCCCCCCGGCCGGGCCACGGCGTGCCGCGGCCCGGCCGGGGGGCGTCACCGGCGGGACTTGGGCAGGTCGAACTGGTCGGCCCGGCGGCAGTCCTTGGGGCCACCGATGGCGCCCGGCCCGACCCGGTCGAGGGCCTGGCGGGCCCGGTGCCGGCCCAGGTTCCAGGCGTACCAGGGGTCGGACTCCTCGAGGTCGTCGGCGATCCAGCTCAGCGTGCAGCGGCGGACCGGGTCGGGGAGCCGGGTCAGCGCGGGCGTCGCGTCGGCGGAGAGGGCCCGCAGGTACCAGGCGTCGATCTTGCCGGTCTGCTCGTACCGGAGGATGTTCCGCTTCGCCGCGTAGTCCTCCGGGTTCAGCACGGCCAGGCCGAGCAGCATGGCCACGGCCAGCGCGACCGTCGTGCCCGGGATCCACCGGCCCTGCCAGCGCACCCCGGCGGCCAGGACCATCAGGAAGACCGCGCCGAGCAGCAGCTCGAACGCCATCACGAAGATCCGCTCGCCGGTGAAGCTGTAGACCTTCTGGTACGTCCACATCCGGGACAGCGCCGACACCACGATCACCACGCTGAGGGCGCTGAGCAGGCCCAGCAGGACGCGCAGCAGCATCCGCTCGACCGGCCGCTCCCGGCTGGCCCAGCGGCTCACCCCGCCCAGCACGGCCAGGGTCAGCAGGGTGACGAACAGGAGCTGCCAGAAGCCGCTGCGGGCGTACTCCGAGTAGCTGAGCCCGGCCACCTTCCGCACGTGCCGCTCGCCGCCGAAGAGCACGGTGAACTGCACGATCACGAAGCCGACGAAGAGCAGCGTCAGCGCGCCGATGGCCGGCGCCCACTCCAGCACGCCGAGCCGGCGGGTGCCCGATCGGTCCACGGTGGACAGATCGGGCGGGGCGGCCATGGTGTAGACCGCCGCGACGGCGATGAGCCCGCCGACCGCGGCCAGGAAGATCCAGCGGAACACCGTACCGATGTTGATCTCGGGGACGATCGCGTTCAGCACCTCAGAGAAGGCGGCGTCGGCCGAGGCGAGCAGGCTGCCGAAGACCAGCAGCACCAGCACGGTGGCGACCACCGAGCCGGTGACCTTGCGAACCGTGCCGGCCTCCGGTGAGGCGGTGACGTGCCGCCGTACCCAGGGCAGGCCGCGGAACGCCGCGAACGGCGTGGCGGCCAGGCCGAACAGGATCGAGCGGACCAGCCGGCCGCCGACGATCGCCAGGGTGGCGCACCCCAGGGCGCCGAGTACGCAGAACGTCACCAGCCACCAGGCGTTGCGGAACGCCAGCACCGCCAGGAGGACCAGGGCCGCCGCCGCCCACCCGCCCCGGATCAGGCGCTCGGCGCGGGGCAGTCCGGCGGTACGCCGGCGCACCGCCACCAGGACGCCGAGAGTCAGCGTGAGCCAGCCCAGGAACCAGCCGATGCCGACCCGGCTCAGCGGCACGAAGAACGCGGTGCCGAGCGCCCCGGCCAGGACCGCGAGGGGGACCGCCCGGCCCGTGGCCTGCTTCGGGCCCGGCCAGCGCGCGCCGAGGAACGAGGTCCGCGGCGTCCTCGGCCGGGGCGTCCAGACGGCGGCGGGCGGGTAGCCGCCCCAGGGCTGCTCGGGATACGGCGGCGGGACCGGGGCGGCGGCCGGCGGGGCTGCCGGCGAGCCGGTCGTCGCCGGTCCGGCGGTGGGG is from Micromonospora terminaliae and encodes:
- the mdlC gene encoding benzoylformate decarboxylase, producing the protein MATVRETTYDLLRALGLTTVFGNPGSTEEPFLTDFPADFRYVHALQEASAVAMADGYAQATGRPAHVNLHTAPGTGNGMGNLVTAWHNRTPLIVTAGQQTREMLLIEPRLASPRAVELVHPYVKWAHEPARAQDIPAAFMRAYAAAVQPPTGPVFLSLPMDDWDRPADPPPQVRTVATRIAPDPDRLRGFAATLAASRAPVLVLGAAVDRSDAWPAAVALAERLAAPVWAAPAPERAVFPEDHPQFRGVLPYAIGPLSEALRGHDTVLVVGAPVFRYYPHVPGDYLPGDARLLHVTDDPDEAARAPVGESLLGEAGLAMAGLVELLPPTDRPPPPARETPAPPEAADPPSADALFAALAGQWPADGVLVQESPSNLAALRRRLRIGRPRSYFTMASGGLGFGLPAAVGIALAERDTGRGRPVVAVVGDGSFHYSVQALWTAAQLGLPLPVVVPVNRQYAILKAFAELKHTPGVPALDLPGLDVTAVARGYGCAAEVVESPDGIGPALAAALAADRPTVLPVPISTDVPRIL
- a CDS encoding S-methyl-5'-thioadenosine phosphorylase, with protein sequence MAATAELAVIGGSGLYALLDGATEHVLETPYGAPSDPVTIAEVAGRRVAFLPRHGRDHRYPPHLIPYRANLWALRSLGVRQVLAPCAVGGLRPELGPGTFVVPDQLVDRTSGRTQTYYDQGAVHVSFADPYCPAGRRTLLDAAAGRGVPAVDGGTVVVVEGPRFSTRAESRWYASMGGTVVNMTGHPEAVLARELALCYTSIALVTDLDAGVEAGESVTQEEVFRVFAENTDRLRGVLLDAVAALPTERDCPCGRALDGIKLPFPLP
- a CDS encoding YqgE/AlgH family protein, coding for MQGEGQAIGGRAMDSMTGRLLVATPALKDPNFDRTVVLLVAHEPGGALGVVLNRATEVPVADVLGDWSDLARHPAVLFEGGPVQPDSAICLARMRHPIKPVKGFHRVSGAVGTIDLSVDPEKLRDAVGGIRVFAGYSGWGAGQLEREIEDGSWFVLDALPGDAFVDRPDDLWPMVLRRQGGMMAAVAHFPPDVALN
- a CDS encoding DUF4184 family protein produces the protein MPLTFPSHAAPPLPLKLWRPGWFDGVALVVGSAAPDLAYALDGSGLPVFPLSHQPAGLVLFCLPVTLLCAALVRRAAPAVAAHLPSRPAALALRDYGVLGLSRPRLAVTALSAVLAAGTHQAWDRVTENAPVFDVASTALGALAALALAAHIGRRGLLRAWHGEPPRVPARPRLFWAVAGAVAAAGALVAARLPGAFLPHTTGTRLIGALALGLLAGAGATGLLRTSTAPAQP
- a CDS encoding VOC family protein, which produces MTVDLFAGLPVRDYRAAAAWYERLLGAPPSFLPNDTEAVWELAEHRYVYIEVRPEHAGHAMHTVFVDDLDARLAQIADRGLTPAERETYDNGVRKAIFRDPDGNEIGFGGGPA
- a CDS encoding glycerophosphodiester phosphodiesterase family protein translates to MSVRQLMTVLAAGAVLAVPTAAHAAPAGGPGVLPQKTHFDLQAHRGGIGLTTEETLAGFAKAMRLGVTTLELDTQVTRDEKVVVTHDRQVSAQKCRDTGPVTPGDPLYPYVGKYIKDLTLAQIKTMDCGYQQLPGFPEQEQIAGVRMAELRDVLGLVKSWRAHQLTLNIETKVEAGAPEQTAPRELFVRRVFEEIRASGIEDQVTIQSFDWGALRVMHGLAPRWPLVALTNYDFLQVGKPGASPWLGGLDADDFGGDFVRAAAAIPGVTALSPNYGFPQNGTIADPAFRLYPDAKMIADAHARGLKVVPWTCDDPATVAALMDLGVDGIITNYPNRVRQLMAERGMRLPKAYQPR
- a CDS encoding DUF4153 domain-containing protein — protein: MPEPPQTPDAPRPAPAAGSTTGDVPADVTPHLLVVPEVAGAPPAMPWPGPEGQPAWAIPVVVPPGTRGYALFVPLVPVAEGQPATASGQPAGPRMLVPAAGAPTRTAAPGVPAQAAAPAVESPAPSGAPAVRVDRAATPAGAAAEMPAAAAEPTATEPTPVSRTEPERVPAPAAAAVPTAGPATTGSPAAPPAAAPVPPPYPEQPWGGYPPAAVWTPRPRTPRTSFLGARWPGPKQATGRAVPLAVLAGALGTAFFVPLSRVGIGWFLGWLTLTLGVLVAVRRRTAGLPRAERLIRGGWAAAALVLLAVLAFRNAWWLVTFCVLGALGCATLAIVGGRLVRSILFGLAATPFAAFRGLPWVRRHVTASPEAGTVRKVTGSVVATVLVLLVFGSLLASADAAFSEVLNAIVPEINIGTVFRWIFLAAVGGLIAVAAVYTMAAPPDLSTVDRSGTRRLGVLEWAPAIGALTLLFVGFVIVQFTVLFGGERHVRKVAGLSYSEYARSGFWQLLFVTLLTLAVLGGVSRWASRERPVERMLLRVLLGLLSALSVVIVVSALSRMWTYQKVYSFTGERIFVMAFELLLGAVFLMVLAAGVRWQGRWIPGTTVALAVAMLLGLAVLNPEDYAAKRNILRYEQTGKIDAWYLRALSADATPALTRLPDPVRRCTLSWIADDLEESDPWYAWNLGRHRARQALDRVGPGAIGGPKDCRRADQFDLPKSRR